The Chryseobacterium suipulveris genome window below encodes:
- the atpD gene encoding F0F1 ATP synthase subunit beta: MANQIKGKISQIIGPVIDVVFADAEALPKIYDALEITRHDGTKLVLEVEQHIGEDSVRCIAMDATDGLQRGQEVTGSGAQITMPTGDGVYGRLFNVVGDAIDGIQQINKDGGLPIHREAPKFDQLSTSAEVLFTGIKVIDLVEPYAKGGKIGLFGGAGVGKTVLIQELINNIAKGHGGLSVFAGVGERTREGNDLLREMLESGIIKYGEDFMHSMENGGWDLSKVNLEEMKDSKCTFVFGQMNEPPGARARVALSGLTIAEYFRDGDGQGQGRDVLFFVDNIFRFTQAGSEVSALLGRMPSAVGYQPTLASEMGAMQERITSTKNGSITSVQAIYVPADDLTDPAPATTFAHLDATTVLDRKIASLGIYPAVDPLASTSRILTPEILGDDHYNCAQRVKEILQKYKALQDIIAILGMEELSEGDKLAVYRARKVQRFLSQPFHVAEQFTGIPGALVDIKDTIKGFNMIIDGELDHLPEAAFNLKGTIEEAIEHGQKMLAENA; this comes from the coding sequence ATGGCAAACCAGATTAAAGGAAAAATTTCTCAAATTATCGGTCCGGTTATTGACGTGGTTTTCGCAGATGCAGAAGCACTTCCAAAGATTTACGACGCACTGGAAATCACAAGACACGACGGAACCAAACTCGTACTTGAAGTAGAACAGCACATCGGTGAAGACTCCGTAAGATGTATCGCAATGGATGCAACCGACGGACTTCAGAGAGGTCAGGAAGTGACCGGTTCCGGTGCACAGATCACAATGCCAACAGGAGATGGCGTTTACGGTCGACTCTTCAACGTAGTGGGTGACGCGATCGACGGGATTCAGCAAATCAACAAAGACGGAGGTTTGCCTATCCACAGAGAAGCTCCTAAATTTGACCAGCTTTCAACTTCCGCGGAAGTTCTTTTCACAGGGATTAAGGTAATCGACCTTGTTGAACCTTATGCAAAAGGTGGTAAGATCGGTTTGTTCGGTGGAGCAGGTGTAGGTAAAACCGTACTGATCCAGGAACTGATCAACAACATTGCAAAAGGTCACGGTGGACTTTCCGTGTTTGCAGGTGTTGGTGAAAGAACCAGAGAAGGTAACGACCTTTTGAGAGAAATGCTTGAATCAGGCATTATTAAATATGGTGAAGATTTCATGCACTCTATGGAAAACGGAGGTTGGGATCTTTCCAAAGTGAATCTTGAAGAAATGAAAGATTCTAAATGTACCTTCGTATTCGGACAGATGAACGAACCACCGGGAGCAAGAGCGAGAGTAGCACTTTCGGGATTGACGATTGCAGAATATTTCCGTGATGGTGACGGACAAGGACAGGGAAGAGACGTGTTGTTCTTCGTTGACAATATCTTCCGTTTTACACAGGCAGGTTCCGAGGTGTCCGCGCTTCTTGGACGTATGCCTTCAGCAGTAGGTTACCAACCGACTTTGGCATCTGAAATGGGTGCGATGCAGGAAAGAATTACTTCCACTAAAAACGGTTCCATTACTTCAGTACAGGCGATCTACGTTCCTGCGGATGACTTAACTGACCCGGCTCCTGCGACAACTTTTGCCCACTTGGACGCGACTACCGTACTCGACAGAAAGATTGCTTCATTAGGTATTTATCCGGCGGTAGATCCATTGGCTTCAACTTCAAGGATTTTGACTCCTGAAATTTTGGGAGACGACCACTATAACTGTGCACAGAGAGTAAAAGAAATCCTTCAGAAATACAAAGCTTTGCAGGACATCATCGCGATTCTTGGGATGGAGGAACTTTCAGAAGGAGACAAACTGGCGGTTTACCGTGCGAGAAAAGTGCAGAGATTCCTTTCTCAGCCGTTCCACGTTGCAGAGCAGTTTACAGGTATTCCGGGAGCACTTGTTGATATTAAAGATACCATCAAAGGATTCAACATGATTATCGACGGTGAGTTGGATCATCTTCCTGAAGCAGCTTTCAACCTGAAAGGAACCATCGAGGAAGCTATCGAACACGGTCAGAAAATGCTTGCTGAAAACGCATAA
- a CDS encoding T9SS type A sorting domain-containing protein — MTNKKYLFHVFSLMLVVNFGYLKSAQNSNTKVIKENSATTVLYVKSVGSGTQDGSSWENASSDIQQMINMASANTEIWIATGTYKPIRPANNLNVIDIKNRDNAFVMKDNVSLYGGFSGSETSINQRDIIANPTTLSGDFNDDDVTIGSGKTLEILNFMENAHHLIINRGKTTVDGFRIVGGSAIGGISTIQIGSTSINRSYGGGIYNVNGELSLINNVLIGNVAETYGGGIYTANGTTTILNCKINQNLNVMLNGGAIYQQSGNMNMAQTEVLGNHARNFGGGGVYLYAGTANVKNSNISNNAANINGGGIHLFMGNLNILNSSISDNSANSFGGGIMIQPTTGTTAKIINCTLGGNIATSGGGGVFGVAEFHNSIVWKNVSDSPEVSGTNYEPINIFNSIIQERNLVDNGNFDGTNSSLLVFKDQQNGDYSLATGSPLINAGSNALYENAGGNLTIDKDLSGNSRVINNIIDLGAFEFIGEMNISNVNKEKIIIYPNPFTNVVKILEMKDVQSIFVVDASGKIIKELRPKKEIDLSLLKEGLYFINFQMNDGSIKTFKAIKK; from the coding sequence ATGACGAATAAAAAATATCTTTTTCATGTTTTCTCTCTTATGCTTGTTGTAAATTTTGGATACTTAAAATCAGCCCAAAATTCAAATACAAAAGTTATTAAAGAAAATAGTGCAACTACAGTTTTGTATGTAAAATCAGTTGGTTCAGGAACACAAGACGGTAGTAGTTGGGAAAATGCATCCTCCGATATACAACAGATGATTAACATGGCTTCGGCAAATACGGAGATATGGATAGCAACTGGAACTTATAAACCAATTAGACCTGCGAATAATCTTAACGTTATTGATATTAAGAACCGCGATAACGCTTTTGTAATGAAAGATAACGTTTCTCTATATGGAGGTTTTTCAGGTAGTGAAACATCTATAAATCAACGTGATATTATAGCGAATCCAACAACTTTAAGTGGCGATTTTAATGATGATGATGTTACTATCGGTAGCGGCAAGACTTTAGAAATCTTGAATTTCATGGAAAACGCTCATCATTTAATTATCAATAGAGGTAAAACAACGGTAGATGGATTTAGGATCGTTGGTGGATCTGCAATTGGAGGAATCAGCACCATTCAAATCGGTAGCACAAGTATCAATCGAAGTTATGGGGGCGGAATCTATAATGTAAATGGAGAACTTTCATTAATTAATAACGTTTTGATAGGGAATGTAGCAGAAACCTATGGCGGAGGAATTTATACCGCTAACGGTACAACAACAATACTAAACTGCAAAATAAACCAGAACTTGAATGTCATGTTGAATGGTGGAGCAATTTATCAACAATCTGGAAATATGAACATGGCTCAAACTGAAGTTTTGGGAAATCATGCAAGAAATTTCGGTGGTGGTGGTGTATATTTGTACGCAGGAACAGCAAATGTAAAAAATAGTAATATTAGTAACAACGCTGCAAACATAAATGGTGGAGGAATTCACCTATTTATGGGAAATCTAAATATCCTCAACTCATCGATATCTGATAATTCCGCAAATTCCTTCGGTGGTGGAATAATGATTCAACCAACCACAGGTACAACTGCAAAAATCATTAACTGTACCCTTGGAGGCAATATTGCAACATCCGGCGGTGGTGGAGTTTTCGGGGTAGCAGAATTTCACAACAGTATCGTTTGGAAAAACGTTTCAGATTCCCCAGAGGTAAGCGGCACAAATTATGAACCCATTAACATTTTTAACAGTATCATTCAAGAAAGAAATTTGGTAGACAACGGAAATTTTGATGGTACAAATTCTTCGCTTTTAGTGTTCAAGGACCAGCAGAATGGTGATTACTCATTAGCGACAGGAAGCCCACTCATCAATGCAGGCAGTAACGCTCTCTATGAAAATGCAGGTGGAAATCTTACCATTGATAAAGATTTGTCTGGAAATTCCAGAGTAATCAATAATATTATTGATCTCGGTGCATTCGAATTTATTGGAGAAATGAATATTTCTAACGTAAACAAAGAAAAGATAATTATTTATCCCAATCCGTTTACCAACGTGGTGAAAATATTGGAGATGAAAGACGTACAGTCAATTTTCGTTGTTGACGCTTCTGGCAAAATAATCAAGGAATTAAGACCAAAAAAGGAAATCGATCTATCGTTGCTAAAAGAGGGACTCTATTTTATTAACTTCCAGATGAATGACGGATCTATAAAAACATTCAAAGCAATCAAAAAATAA
- the rnk gene encoding nucleoside diphosphate kinase regulator, translating into MKQILITKQDYTRIHQAINNAKQSNSIKKDEAEKLLAELHSAKIVKSEEIPADVVTMNSIVKFHFENNKKEMQFQIVYPNQADFKNGKVSIFSPVAAALIGYGVNDEIDWIVPSGTTKIIIDEILYQPEAAGDLDL; encoded by the coding sequence ATGAAACAAATATTAATTACAAAACAAGATTATACAAGGATTCATCAAGCGATAAACAACGCCAAACAGAGCAATTCCATTAAAAAAGATGAAGCCGAAAAGTTGTTGGCAGAGCTACATTCCGCAAAAATTGTAAAGTCGGAAGAAATTCCCGCAGATGTGGTGACAATGAATTCTATCGTGAAATTTCATTTTGAAAATAATAAAAAGGAAATGCAGTTTCAAATTGTATATCCCAATCAGGCAGATTTTAAGAACGGGAAAGTTTCCATTTTTTCTCCTGTCGCAGCCGCCTTAATCGGTTACGGTGTAAATGATGAAATCGACTGGATTGTACCATCCGGAACCACCAAAATCATCATAGATGAAATTCTGTATCAACCTGAAGCAGCAGGTGATCTGGACTTGTAA
- a CDS encoding aminotransferase class I/II-fold pyridoxal phosphate-dependent enzyme gives MTDIFDRLRQNPGPLGQFADYGEGYFVFPKLEGKIGPRMKFQGKEVVFWSANDYLGLCNHPEVLETDAKAAAEYGMFYPMGARAMSGETEQHQQLERELAEFVGKESAYLLNFGYQGMVSTIDALVSRHDVIVYDSDSHACIVDGVRLHMGKSFTFKHNDIESLEKNLARASKVAEENGGGILVVTEGVFGMRGLQGKLKEICALKSKFNFRLLVDDAHGFGTLGKTGAGAGEEQGCQDQIDVYFSTFAKSMAGFGAFIAGDKDIIRILKYNLRSQIFAKSLTMPMVIGGLKRLELLRSRPEIKAKLWENVHKLQNGLKERGFNLGNTNTCVTPVMMEGTPVEATLLSKDLRENYGIFTSVVVYPVIPKGMILLRLIPTASHTDSEINETLAAFEAIHEKLVSGHYKEQAQKLLEEQNLHFKEI, from the coding sequence ATGACAGATATTTTTGACCGGTTGAGACAAAATCCGGGACCTTTGGGACAGTTTGCAGATTATGGAGAAGGATATTTTGTGTTCCCAAAGCTTGAGGGCAAAATCGGTCCGCGTATGAAATTCCAGGGTAAGGAAGTGGTGTTTTGGAGTGCCAATGACTATCTTGGATTGTGCAACCACCCAGAAGTTTTGGAAACCGACGCAAAAGCTGCCGCAGAATACGGAATGTTTTATCCGATGGGAGCACGAGCAATGTCGGGCGAAACCGAGCAACACCAGCAATTAGAAAGAGAGTTGGCCGAATTCGTTGGAAAAGAATCAGCATACCTCCTTAATTTCGGTTACCAGGGAATGGTTTCCACTATCGACGCATTGGTTTCAAGACACGACGTGATCGTGTACGATTCCGATTCGCACGCATGTATTGTGGACGGTGTTCGTCTGCACATGGGAAAGAGCTTTACCTTCAAACATAACGATATTGAGAGTTTAGAAAAAAACCTTGCACGTGCCTCAAAAGTTGCCGAAGAAAACGGCGGCGGAATTTTGGTCGTTACAGAAGGTGTTTTCGGGATGAGAGGTTTACAGGGAAAACTGAAAGAAATCTGTGCCTTGAAATCCAAATTCAATTTCCGTTTACTCGTTGACGATGCACACGGTTTCGGAACTTTAGGAAAAACCGGAGCTGGAGCAGGCGAAGAACAGGGATGTCAGGACCAGATTGATGTTTACTTCTCTACTTTCGCTAAATCAATGGCAGGATTCGGAGCATTTATCGCAGGTGACAAAGACATTATCAGGATTTTAAAATATAATTTACGTTCACAGATTTTTGCTAAATCTTTAACAATGCCAATGGTTATTGGTGGTTTAAAACGTTTGGAATTACTCCGTTCAAGACCGGAGATTAAAGCAAAACTTTGGGAAAACGTACATAAACTGCAGAACGGACTTAAAGAAAGAGGATTCAACTTAGGAAATACCAACACTTGCGTAACTCCTGTGATGATGGAAGGAACACCAGTTGAAGCCACCTTGCTCTCCAAAGATTTAAGAGAGAATTACGGAATCTTCACCTCAGTTGTGGTTTATCCGGTAATCCCGAAAGGAATGATTTTACTACGGCTGATTCCTACTGCATCACACACTGATTCAGAAATCAATGAAACTTTGGCAGCATTTGAAGCCATTCACGAAAAACTGGTTTCAGGTCACTACAAAGAACAGGCACAGAAACTTTTGGAAGAACAGAATCTGCATTTTAAAGAAATATAG
- a CDS encoding FoF1 ATP synthase subunit delta/epsilon, which translates to MNIKILTPEFVVFEGEVNSVLLPGKNGDFHIMKDHAAIVASLVGGKVKVYTNEIAENYAKHFTKENEKESVFSFPVKSGVIEFNHNKGIILAE; encoded by the coding sequence ATGAACATAAAAATTTTAACTCCGGAATTTGTTGTTTTTGAAGGTGAAGTGAATTCAGTTCTGCTTCCGGGAAAAAACGGCGATTTCCATATCATGAAAGATCACGCGGCGATTGTGGCTTCTTTGGTTGGTGGAAAAGTAAAAGTGTATACCAATGAAATTGCTGAAAACTACGCCAAACATTTTACTAAAGAAAATGAAAAAGAAAGTGTTTTTTCTTTTCCGGTAAAAAGTGGAGTGATAGAGTTTAATCACAACAAAGGAATTATCCTCGCTGAATAA
- a CDS encoding T9SS type A sorting domain-containing protein, with amino-acid sequence MKNIFLILLFTFMNGKLSAEQFFFISGLNITQVNENQIKANLIIDGGGSQVYNSYMVEIAGTTITLKVCYDYYIFDGGTQPNNDFLIDIPSPTGNYILKVEIYSSGSNGCNYLPPYLQDSATINFTTPFTGTISLGAKDLEAKKDLKLYPNPVKEMLSFSDEVSNIRITDLSGKTVKAFHGNIKSVSVSELPKGVYLVTAVKKSGEVVSKKILKE; translated from the coding sequence ATGAAAAATATTTTTTTAATTCTATTGTTCACTTTCATGAATGGAAAACTATCTGCAGAGCAATTTTTCTTTATTTCAGGATTAAATATAACGCAAGTAAATGAAAACCAAATAAAGGCAAATTTGATAATTGATGGTGGAGGATCTCAAGTTTATAACTCTTATATGGTAGAAATAGCAGGAACCACTATAACTTTAAAGGTATGTTATGATTACTATATTTTTGATGGTGGAACACAGCCCAACAATGATTTTTTGATAGATATCCCTTCTCCAACCGGAAACTACATATTAAAAGTAGAGATTTATAGCAGTGGCTCAAACGGTTGTAATTATCTGCCACCTTATTTACAAGATTCCGCGACGATTAATTTTACCACTCCTTTTACAGGGACGATTTCACTTGGTGCAAAAGATTTAGAAGCGAAAAAAGATTTGAAGTTATACCCGAATCCGGTAAAAGAAATGCTCAGTTTTTCAGATGAAGTTTCCAACATAAGAATTACCGATCTTTCAGGAAAAACAGTAAAAGCATTTCATGGAAACATCAAGTCAGTTTCTGTTTCAGAGCTTCCAAAAGGAGTTTACCTCGTTACAGCAGTCAAAAAATCGGGAGAAGTTGTTTCAAAGAAAATTTTGAAAGAATAA